Part of the Drosophila pseudoobscura strain MV-25-SWS-2005 chromosome 2, UCI_Dpse_MV25, whole genome shotgun sequence genome, TTCTGCGgccttttgtgtttgttggcAGAGATTGCGATGATGCCGGAGAAATGAGGGAAAAGCATCTGACAATCAAAGAATGCAAATTCGTAGCTCAACAAATCGTACTGGAATGTGTGTGCGTATAGATAgatttgtatcttttataaGTAATCAAAGAATATGCATTATAGAAGTTTCTGATACTTCTTTATCGAATAATATCCTTAACTATCTGTCTTTTCAAAGTACATAATCAagtctatctatccatctgtCTATACAACTATTTCTACACCCATCTATTGATACATTCTTTCAGTCTATTCGTATATTCTccattctctttctctcttttcgaATTCCACGCACTAAAATTCTCTTCTCTCTCATTCTCTTTTTTGCAGGTAAGcaagcttctgcttctgcccccGCACTACAAATGTTTCCCCCCCTTTTCCTGGCTGGCTTTCCCGAGTAAGTTTCCATTCAGAGAATGTATTCATTgttccattcattcattcatttgctCCGCATCCATATCTCTCACTCCAAACTCATTTCCACGGACTAATCGGAGGAAAAACGGAGCACATACTAcacatatctctctctctctccctctctctgtacTTCTGCTTCTGGCCAAGTTAAcgcacagcagagcacagcactAAAGACTAAAGACTAAAGACTAAAGAGCATGAATATCTGTATATGTGGAAAATGAAACACAAagatacacgcacacatggCTGCATACACATGCGGTGTGGctggtgtatctgtgtgtgcatgAACAAGCAGTTATTTATAAGTTTTTCTGGCAAAAAATCAGCAACTTTTCCCGTTGATCTCCAAGTATAGAGCGTTGGCGCGTTGCCAAAAGCgaattgcgcatacgccgtgtgGTCTATTCGTTGGatgtctctctgtgtctgtgtctttACGAGAATGTGTGCCACTGTATGCCCCACCATGCTAATTCAGCGCCCCCCTACTGCCAACATCTGGAGAAAAACTCTCTTACGGAGATCCACTATTCTCCTTTGGTTTTCTGCATGCTTTTTAAGCTGTCTCTGAAAAGGTCAGGGCGGCCCAGAGATGgcccctcccactcccacccctgcccctgcctctcccTCCGAGCTGTCCCATCTGCCAAATTGTTTGTCAGCTTTTCTCACATTTTCACATCGCATTTTCATCACATTCGTTGTGGgaatttgtgtttttcttcTGGCTCATTAATTTGCGTCTAATTAGTTTTGATTTTCGTTTGTCAATTGCTTGGAACAAGGACTACTCATCATACCCTCTCACCATTCCCCACACCACCCCTCTAAGCATCGCATCTTGCCACTTTTCCGACTTGACTTTGGCAAAGAACTTGGGCACTTGGGAGATGGGAGATCAAAGAATGCGGcaaataaatgttaaataaatattaaataaatactagAAGTCAGTGCGGTTGTCCCTGTTCTCTGGGCACTCCTCCACTCTTCTCCCACCCTCCGTGACGGCTGTCGGCCAATGCCAAAAGTGAGAAATTGACTGTCTGTCCGGCGTTTAAAGCGATTTTCAATAGGAGATCCCTGCCGCGTCGATGGCTGCGGTCCAAGAATGTTGCAGCCTCCATTCCCCCACTaccccccacctccccccctccccttcccctcctTCCGCTATGTGTAGGATCCGTTCGTTGACCAAATTTGGTCATCGCAGAGGCAGACGCAGAGGCAGTtgcaaatgcaatcaaaatcaaCAGCAAGAAAAATTCGTTTCGTTGTCATTCTCCTCGGCCTTTGCTTCTGCTGGGTTTTTcattgttgttttgttttccttaaTGTTATTTTCCTCGTTTTCAATACCCTCTGCCGAAGGGGAGCATGATGGCTTTCAGAGAGACACAGATCAGAAGCAACGTTCGAGCTCCCAGGGTATCCACACGTTCGGCACTCGCTGTTACCCCTTTCCTTCGGATGTTGTTCTTTTGAAATCTTCAGACATTCAGACATTTTGgcatgcaataaaaacaagccccaaaacagaaatgcagcagaggcagcagaagcagatgCCCCTAAAAAGGGggtagaggaggaggaggaggaggagggtggGAGCAAAGTGGCAGCTTGTTGCACGGTGAAGGAGAGCGGGCGGGGAGGCCTGGCATTTTGGCCAAGAGCCAACGCTTTTGTCCGAGGACCAACGTCGAAGGGACTCCCCTGCCTGGCCCCTTACCCCTTCTTCATTACCTTCCACCTCCCGCCGCCCGCTTGGCAGATGCCACCGCTAAATGGATGAAATAATGTATTCATTTCTTCGGGTGGCAATTGCCTGATGGTCAAGCATTTAACACTTTCCCCCAAGAGTCAGAGGGGCATGGAAATGGCAGTGGAAATGGGGGAAATGGCTGTGGAAATGGGAACATTAATGGACTGGTCACTCAATTGGATGATGGGGATGGCAGGCAGGGAGGGACGGATGGCATTCGTCCAGggccaaaataaaaaattcagCTTTGAACAGATTTCACGAGAGAGCGGCCGGAACCACAGTAACAGCCGGAACCCCAATGAAAACTCAGAtgatttcttgtttttttcatCCAAAGAACATTTATTCGTTTAATTTAATTCGATATCCGCTTCGTTTTCTCtgttttgatttcgatttccatttcgatttcaagtttcgattttccatttcattgtTTCAAGATCTAGCTACAAAGTTCGGTACATTTTCGGGGGTTTAGTGGGGGACTTGCTTAGCACTTAGCCTATCGACTGGACTCAATCGATCGTTAACTAACTCTATTATTGTTCGAAtgtatatatcatatatcatatatcatGTATGGTATGCATATATCTATGTGTACAGGCATATATATAGACCCTAAAGTGTTCCATTATGTgttcgatttcgattttcgTTTGCGTAAAACCTTTTTAATTTTCGattaaatacattttgatTTGCTCTTCGATATGATATGGGGCGTTACTATCCTTTGTGTgctctgtctgtttgtgtggggtgtgtgtttggaaaatggaaaattcccCCTCTTTAAGCGGCAAATTTAAGCCAAAAACTTAGACGCAAACTTGGCCTCAGCTCTCGCTTAGTGCTTGGGAAACATTTGATGAAactttaatttccatttggaCACACTGACAGCAATCAGTGGAAGTTGCAACAACCCTTGaagcctgcccctgcccctgcccctccacAGAGCTCGATTTAAGCGCTCCCTCTTTTGGAAGGGggtcaagtgtgtgtgtgtacgccCCTCGAGAGAGGGAGTGCGAGCGGGAGAGAGCCCTGGTCTCAAGTGCCGTGCAACAAGAGGAGGCAAACGCTGGCTCTGGCCcaggctctgcctctgctctgcctctgcctcaaaggaaaacaataaaacactGCGGCGGCGTGccaaagagaaaaacaaccaaaaaatagcacaaaatataacaaaaatatgaaaaggaaaataggaaaaataagcaaaaaccTGGCGAAGCACAAGCCAAGAAAAGGCTGCAAGTGCGGGCtggaaatcaataaaaagCCATCTGCCACGCCCCAGTGGCACCCACTCCCCCCGCCCTCTTGGCACTTGGCGATTGTTCGGGCTCATTGCCGCAGGAGCAACCGATAACCAGGCCCAAAACCTCAGAGCCCTCCAAGGATTGTCCCTCAAAAGTAGGCAATGAAAAGTTAAGGCCTCCGCCCAAGACAGGGGTGGGCCGGGGGAGGCAGGACCCACTAGAGGCCTGGccgatggctgatggctgatggctggtGTCGCCTCGAACTGATTGACGCCTCCGCCATCCGCCATATATCATCGTTTTCCGGCAGCAGAATGcgaattaaaattaaatactctggaaaaatgctaaaaaaaaacaaaaatgttaatgaaacacaaacaaaagggggaggggaaaagGGGTAAAAAGAGCTGGAAATATGCGGAAAatgatgaaaatttaatgcGGCTTCATTGGGCGCTTCCTTTGGCTGAATGTTGGCTGCAGTTTTCCTTTAGTAATTTCCCCCGCTTTCATCGCGAGACGAGAGATTGGAGTGGAAATTGTCGCTGCGGTTTATTGTTAGCAACTTTcattgtgtctgtgtgtctgtgtgtctctgtgagagtatctgtgtgtcattgtgtctgtgtgtgtgtgtcccctGACTACCGTTACTAATTAGCGAGCAACCTAGTTTAACAGTTCTTCAAGGGTTTATCATCCAAGCCCCCTGAGCGACTCCCGAGGCAgggcctcctcctgctgcaccccctcctcctgctcatCTTTAAGTGAAACTTTCTCTCAACCGTCGACTTGCCTTTTGCTTATTAAATAGAAACCATGGTGGTCGCTTGACTTTTGACCCCCGCCCCctcctcgttctcgttctTAGACAAATATAATCTCATTCTTGTCCGACTTCTGGGCGGGCGTCGGCTGGCGCTGGAACGCGTAAACGTTGACGATTAACTGCGCCATGAAAATGAAGCAAAATAAAACGATTAGGACTAGATACAGAAAGATATCGCGCAACATTTCTAgctgtctctggctctctctctctctctctctctctctatctctacaGCTCTATCTCTAGCGCTCTATGTGGCACAGAAGAGGCCAAAGCTCGAGACTCCAGAAGCAGGCACCAGATGGCATGACTCCGTCTCCTCcctgtcctcctcctcctcctcggtcTGTGTTGCTTcggctgcttcttctgctgatGGTGTGGCTCGTCTCATTGCCTCATTGCTGGGCCCCAAAAGAGCAGCTGCAATGAAAAGAAAGACGAAAAGGCGTAAGTGAAAAGCGGATGGAACTACGCGCGGAGATTATTCATAGACATTCCGAAAAAAaggggagagaggagaggagaagcagaagcagaaggatCCACAGATGAAGCCTGGACAAAGGACTATCCTTGGCTAGAGGGGAGTCTCTTCCCCTGCTTGCATGCCCCTCCCCTACAGTGGAAAAGTTTCGCGCCTGCTTTTGCCCCAAAAGGGAAACACGACAGAGCTGACAGACGGAACGCGTATTACGCATTCGCCACATCAGCCCCCAGCGGGAAGCTGCCAAAGGAAGGGATTTCCATGATTCCCACGACTCCCATGCCCCGCAGATGTTGCACAATTGCATTACGTCGCGCCACATGATGCCTGCTCTTCTGGCTGTCTCCATTGTTGCATATTTGTGCGGCATGTTGCCCAATATGTTGGCCCCACGAATGCAAGAAAGGAATGCCATCCGCAGGACGGGCGAGTGGGTGAGGGTGGtggcgggggtgggggaaaCGTCATCAGAGAAAGGAAattaaacaaatgaaatttaaacaGAGGCAAAACGAGAAGAGatgagaagagaagagagagcaTTAGAGACGATGGCAGCTCCTATTTCCGCATGAGCAGCATGCACCACGCAGCATGCACCAAATTCATTTCCACTCAACCAGGTCCTTTGAGGTGACTGTACCCCGTGATACCGCCCCGCACTCCGCACTCCGCAGTCGCCCCTCTTCCGCTTCAGTCCACTTGAAACACTCTCAATTAGTGGGATCCGAGGGCTAAACGGTGTCAAAAGCGGTAGGGTCAAAGGCTAgagctgcatttgcattcatGGATTTAAATGGGGGAATGGCGAAaggcaaaatgcaaaatgcaaatgcataaTGCGGAATCCTTAATGAAATCAGACTCTCGGAGGGAGCGCCTTCTGTCCGGCTTTCAATTAAACGCTTATCGCGGGCACAGCAGTCGCTGAATAAGAATTCCATGCCCCACAGGCACGGGCCCTGCCCTCGACCTAGGAGAGGGGCATCCTTCgaatggaaaacaattttcaaaggCCGCTCCTGCCCGGAATGCGGCTCGCACATCATTAGGCCCTGGTCCGCAGGAGAAGGGGCAgaagcaggaggcaggaggcatgGTGGCGTGGAGGCGCCACCGCCTTGAAAAACAAAGCGAAGAAGCGCATCAAAGATTATGAAACTCATTAAAAAAGTTTCGGGGGCAACAAATCTAAGAGCCGGAGGAATGTgttccccctgcccccccagTAGCTCCCCCACCCCTTCACATAActtaatgcaaaaaaaaaaaccagagagTCTGGAGGGCAGGGAAGGGGAATCCTGTCCGCAGCCAAAGTCCGAGTGGGATTTGTGtctgttatttttttggctGGGCCTCGTGCCCGAAACTTTTGCTGACCAAAAGAAATCCGAGTGCGAGATATACGAGGAGGAAGGACACAGGCCAATGGATGCCATAGCAATGCTAAGCGAATGCGAAGGACGCAGGACACTCCTAGGACTTCTTTGATCTGTCATCTATTCCGTGGCTAGAGCCTTAATGGATACAAGGCTGTGATCTGCTACATGATTCATGGACAAGGTATCCTCTAGTTGTAGATCGCTTCTGTAGCAATTCTCTTTTAAGCGAACTCTAAATGGAATCCTTGGGAATCCTTCCATGAGCGATAATGacactaataataataataatagctaTGGACTGCTGTATACCCTCTAATAATGTGGGACCCCCCATGGGACCAGAGTCCGCCTGTTGCTTGGCCCCTTAAAACACAGGGAAATGGACTTTCTCTTGCCTTGCTTTCTTTCCTTCGTTCTTTCTCCTTCATAAATTAGATGTCAAAACGCGCACTAAAACagccccaaacacacacacatgtggatATTTACGCGTATGTGTGAAAAGGGTCAAAGAGCAGTCAGTCGGGCGGCAGGAGTGTAGGAGTTTGAACAGGATTCGtgggctgctgccgccgctggcaaaagttttttgggGGAGCAAACCCTCCTTGGCAAACTTATTAAGCGTTCGAAGCCAAACAAATTGCTTGGGCAACAGAAGGGTTAGGCagagtggggggagggggggctccGAAAGGGTTTTCCACGAAAACTTGTCAAGGAATTGCGGCCATTAATTTTCAGTGGCGGGGCAcacgaaatgcaaatgaaactTTCGCAACGGAACGGAATGTTGCGACACAGTCGAGAGTCGGTAGTCGACGGTCGACggtcggcagtcggcaggcGGCTGCTGGGGGCCACAAAAGTCAATGAAGTGTTAAATATCCTGCGGTGTCAGGACACCCACACTGTACACAACGAAAGGTGATGTGTGTGTCCTGTCCGGGCGGACATTATCCTTTATCCTATCGCACAagcaggcacacacacgcaaccGAGCACATGTCCAATTTTCTGCGGtattccatttgcatttcttCGTGCTTTGTTTTCATAATGCGCTTAACCCTGGGATCCCCTCGGATCAGGAGGCAGGGGGAGTCCTTCCCCATGTAATTAAGGCCCCGCAGCAATGCCAGACAAACTCGCGGCATAAATCACTCCGCCAATCCTCCTCCTGCCGGCAGCTGCCATccatctgtccatctgtccatctgtccatGTGGCAGCTTCATTCATGAGTCGTCTGGATTCCCATTCATGGACAAATACTCCGCTGGCACGCATTTTTATGAGGCacatcccccaccccccggCTTCCCCCCCTTTTCGCCATGTGTGGACCCAAAATGAGAGACGCGTTACCAATTTATGCTGAGCCGCTCGTAAACtggccaaaaggcaaacaaagttCCACTAACGAGtaaactcttttttttcttcctctcCGTTTTTTCAATTCCACACGGCGTATACTTGATGTCCGCCTAAAATTCGCCTTTTGTACGCTTCCTATTCACTTTCGATACGCTTTCGATTCGCGGCTTATTCACTCCGGCTTTCGGTGCCGCGATGCTTTCGGTTCGACGTGGCTAACGCGACTCCTAGCCAGGCTTCGAGGGAAGCCGCTTCTTATAGTCGGCATCCGTGCCGGACTCGGCTCGGAGCCTGCTCGGGAGCCGTCCGTCGGCCTGCCTCGGCTACCAGTTGAGCTTCGTTTTGGGATTTCGGCTTTTGGGCTCTGATTTCGTTACGTCTCGTGCCCGGAAATTGTTGTTCAACAAATGCCAAGCGTTCTCCGTCAACAGGCAGGCCAGAGCGGGTGGGGGGTGGCAGGTTGGAGCTGAGCGATTGCTCCTCTTCCATCCGAATGCTTTGGGTCGAGCAACAATCATTACGAAGTTTACTCAGAACTTTGCCAAATGATGATCTGATTTGAATATAAGTTGGAATTGGTTGGAATTTCCTGTTGATTTTGCATCGATTTTGCAGTAATTGTGGATCGAATACATGGGTTTCCACTGTCGATCTATGGGACCTAGATTCGGGTTTTCTTTGCCGAAGGAACTGACCTTCGGGAGGAGATATCGCGCCGGCATTTCCCCACTTTATTCCGCCATAAAACCCTTTACAGCATATCTTATCGATCTGTCGGAATATGTAatcaccctctctctccccctcccccttatTTGCATGCTCCTCCCTCCTGCTGCCCCCTGCTAACCAGTGTTTTCCCTTGTGCCTCCACCCCTCTCATGTTTATATTTTGGCCGCATCATAaggcaaacattttaatttgttctAACCAACGGCACGCCCCCGTCCCGCATGACAGAGGAGGCGGACAAATATTGACACTCGACAGAGACccaggggagggggaggaggaggtagGTTAAAGGGGGTTTGTACTGACCAAAATCAACGTTGACATTGCCTCCCAAAAACACCCCGTACCCCTCCAGAGTCTCCTGTGAGATCCGCCACTGATGACGCCAATCATGTTCTTGGCCTCCCCCCTCGCCCTCCTCGCTCTCGCTCAATCTTATCAAGATGCCATTGCAGAAGGaggagtgggagagtgggaggTCCTTCCTCCCTGGATGTGCCGTCAGTTGGCGTGACAAGCGAGACTTTCCAGCCAGCGCAAGGGGCGGCGGGGAGTGGGGGCGGAGTAGGCACAGtttgttattatttaaatCAGGAAGTCGAACGAAATTTCCGCCTCTGCCATGGCCAACAAATTGGCAGCTGACTTCCGGTGcagccgaagccaaagccggaGCAGAAGCAGACGTGGAGCCTGGCATTCCTACCGCTTtgggtgcctggtgcctggtgcctggtggctgggagtcgagtcaattaaattttcccTTTAAGTGATTTCTGTCGCCATTTCGGATGGTCGCCTTTGGGCCGCCCCACTCTCGTGCCTCCCCTTTAACACGGGAAGAAAGATGCTTGAAAatggagctgcagcacacgTGCCGCGACACTATGATACCCATTAATCGGCTTACAAAGATATCGAAACTTGAAAGCCCGTTGCCTTGGCACCAAATCCGTTCAAGGAGCCGTCATATACTTCAAATATTCACAATATTCAATATAATCCTGCTTGAATCCCACTGCCAAACGAATGCATTTAACACAATTAATTCAAATAATTAACTAACTCTGTGATTTTTCGCTTGGTGTTTTAGGGAGTAACAtctaacaataacaataacgcTAATAATAATGATAGTGAAAAAGTAAGTGCACAAATCCGAATATTGCAAGCATGGAACAATTCAGACCCCATCTGAATGACAGATACATTTAGAAACCTTTCAAAATTAAACAACTAAGATCAAGTTGTGCCTGGATCACATTTCTTTCAGTGTAAATTCCAGCGCCTAATTCCTGTTACTTCTCTGCATTTGAAATCCTGTTCctgctggtcctggtccttcCACCTGTTCCTCTGCTGTTCTCCTTCCATAATGAGAAATCGATGGGTTGTAATTTGTTCAAATCCCATTTGGTAGCAGAACTTAGGGACTCACGGTCTCGGGCCGTATCCTCCATGGACATCCGCACCTGGCCCCAAAACCCCGTCTCCAAGGGGAGGGGAGGCCTACCTTTAATGAGTTTTTATTGCGCTTCAGGTGCTTTGATTGCTGCGATTTTTAACTTGATTTACGGGCATTTAGTGAATGGGAAGCGACCGAGTgagtgagtggagtggagtgtctGCGGGTGGgggggcagcaacaacattttcCGGCCCACTATTGATTTTTCAATTAAGCTGgaccctcccccccccctcacatCCCTGCCCCTTACCGACCCCCCCTCTGTCAATGCATTTTGCATGTTTTCGCGTTTTGCCAACATTTGTTTGTAAAACGGAAAAGACGTCTCTttgtggtggaggaggaggagcgtaCCACTGTCTTTTGCGGCAAGTTTTATGCGCGGCATCCTGTGCACAAGGATAAACGGGGGGATAAAGTGGGATGGCGGCAGGGGGTGTGGCAGTAGTGAGGTGTGGGGGCGGTACGTACCGCCTTGTAGCGCAATTTATGCGGTAATTGCTTTTTTAAGCGCTTCGCATTTATCTTTTCGACACAAGTGAAATGAGTTTTCCGactgccttctgccttctgccttctgcagCCCCCTACCCAGCACCGTGTCCCTCCCCCTATGCGTGCCTTTCGTCGATTTGCGAGCAAACAAGGATATACAAAGGGATATCACAAGGAAAAAGTcggaaacaacaaaagcagaagcCAAAAACGAAGGAAGAACTCAACTACTTACAATGGCATTTTTATGACGTCTTCTATTTGTCTGCACGTCTGCCCCcgtccccaccccccaccccaaccccTCCAATGACCCAACTCAGTGGCGTGCCCCACCAACACAGAGAAACATGCAACGTTGTTTTCCTCAATTTTTCCGCCCTAATTAATTTAACGCCAAAAAATGacacaaacaaaaagttgATAAAATGGGAATGAAAGTGCTAGACGAGGCGAGGAAAATGGTCCTGTT contains:
- the LOC13036470 gene encoding uncharacterized protein, translating into MLRDIFLYLVLIVLFCFIFMAQLIVNVYAFQRQPTPAQKSDKNEIIFV